From the Aspergillus puulaauensis MK2 DNA, chromosome 1, nearly complete sequence genome, the window TGCTACACGCGGCCTCGTCGCCCATCGGCGATACCAATATTAGCCAAGTAGCGCAGTTACATTCGGCGTCGTTGCCCCGTTAGGCCACCCCAAACGATGCCGAACTGCTTGGAGCGGAGGTAATcggcttcttccccttgtcTAGTGCCACTTCCCCATTCAATTTCGACATCGGGCTCGCGCCTCGTCGAGGAATGACAGTCTCGCCATAAACAGCGCTATCTTCACTGCCTCGGCGGGAAAGACTAGGTGTCAGGCGTCCTGGAAGCAATCCCCGGATTCCTCCAGCCTTCCTTGCGGGGATCTCCGACGATCGCGCTGTGAGAACATACAAAAGATATTTCAGATTTGGAAGGGTGTGTCGAATATCAAGAACCCGCAGTCCCTGCTTGTTAAGCAAAAACTCGATATCTTTGTTCAGTAGGAACACTCCGTACTCGAACCGGTATTGTACGTTGACTGGGTGGAGGGGGTAAGTCCTCTGCGGAAGAGAGGTGGACACAGGGTCCTGGATCAACGAATTTGACAGGTACGGTGTTATTGGGTATGGCACCGGTATTGAGAGATAAAAGGACAGCAGATAGACCAGATGTGCAGTATACCCAAGTGCTGCCGCCACCGCATCGCGATCAACATCTGTGAAGTTTGAGTTGGGAAGGGCTATACCAGCAATGGTGAAGGCCAGCGGCTTATCGTGAATCGGCTCAATCGGGTATATGTCAAGGATATCTTCGGAAATGCGCCGAATCTGgccttttgtttcttctgtATTTTGGTCCAACAACTTCGCGCTAGAACCCAGCTTCACTCGCGCGTCGGGAAGATGGCCACGCACCGTTTCCCGGGCAGATGTCCCACGCTCCATAGCTTCTTTTCTAGCCTTTATACTAGCGATGAGCTCTTCCTTGCGTTTGCTAGCCAGGCGAAATTGTTTGCGCTCGCCTGAAACTGCGTTTTTGGTGAGCGCAAGCTTGTCCCGAGCCCGGGACGCGTCGCTTGTCGTCTCAACGGCATGCTGGTTTTTCTCCAGAATTGTACTAATTTGAGATTCCAGCCTTTCTCTAGTTATTAAAGCATCCTGTATGCATTCGTCCAAGTTCGCAAGCCGCATCAGTGCGTCGTACGATGAGGTCGGTAGGGCCGCTGAATCGCTTGACTTGGAACTCGATGTAGAAAACGGTGCCCATACTGGCGGGATATCAGTCAAATTTGTATACACACCATCTGGGAAATGGAAAAGAATGGAATTCGAAGGCAGGGGTTGGTGGAAGTTGTCCAGCGATCGTCCCAAAAACTGGAGGGATTGTAAGTGCAGTTGTAATTCCACAAGCACAATATAGTCATCCATCGTCGCTGTTTTCACCCATAATCTTAGAGTAAGATGATCTAAACGCGAGACTAGTGGACCGCAGAAATTGAGATCAAAAGCACGGAAGTTAGGATTCATCGCATCCTCCACGACCTCGCTCACGTACACAGGCTCATCGATGCCGTCGCAATGGATCGAGAACCAAGTGTTTGCCATTCGGCTACGCGTAATGTCCTCCAGTTTCACCTGTCTCGtttgtgggtttgggtcGCTCCATGGCAGAGTACTCTTTCGGCGGGCCTGTCGCAAAGGGAGTCGCGACTCAGGATGGACAATCTGGTCGCCCGGTGCGGGGGAAGACTTCAATTTTGTGAACGAGCGCGAATGATGTAGGGACCGGCCGGCATATTGAGCGAGAATCTTGGATGGCGTCTCCAGGGAGTTTGGAatatcctcatcgtcgaTCGTCTTCCCTCGAACCCTGCTCGGGGGGTCAATAACAAGGTTCCGTACGGACACGCCTTGTAAGTGCCGTAGCTTTCGACTCTATTGTGCGATTTCATCAGCACTCTAGTAGGTTCTAATGAGACCCAACACAGCGAGAAACCCACCGACGGATAGATAAAGGGTCTGTCGCGGCGATTGCCCATATCGTCATTGATCAGCCCATCGGAGGTGTTGGCTGCCATTGCGAGCCGTCAAGGGAGCCTAAAAGGGCCTGTTCTTGTCCTCATCCAGTCGCCATATAAGGAAACAACTCCACAAACAATAAAGGTGCTGAAAATGGTGTAAACGTAAAGAAGGAACGAATACTCGAGGTCGACGTTGAGGTTCAATGACCTCCAACTCCACTTGGACAGCTCCCGGCTTGGTAGTCGAGGCGGATTCCCCCGTTTGGATTCCGCCGCCGAAAAATTGAT encodes:
- a CDS encoding putative UV radiation resistance protein (UVRAG) (COG:S;~EggNog:ENOG410PH4G;~InterPro:IPR018791), encoding MAANTSDGLINDDMGNRRDRPFIYPSSRKLRHLQGVSVRNLVIDPPSRVRGKTIDDEDIPNSLETPSKILAQYAGRSLHHSRSFTKLKSSPAPGDQIVHPESRLPLRQARRKSTLPWSDPNPQTRQVKLEDITRSRMANTWFSIHCDGIDEPVYVSEVVEDAMNPNFRAFDLNFCGPLVSRLDHLTLRLWVKTATMDDYIVLVELQLHLQSLQFLGRSLDNFHQPLPSNSILFHFPDGVYTNLTDIPPVWAPFSTSSSKSSDSAALPTSSYDALMRLANLDECIQDALITRERLESQISTILEKNQHAVETTSDASRARDKLALTKNAVSGERKQFRLASKRKEELIASIKARKEAMERGTSARETVRGHLPDARVKLGSSAKLLDQNTEETKGQIRRISEDILDIYPIEPIHDKPLAFTIAGIALPNSNFTDVDRDAVAAALGYTAHLVYLLSFYLSIPVPYPITPYLSNSLIQDPVSTSLPQRTYPLHPVNVQYRFEYGVFLLNKDIEFLLNKQGLRVLDIRHTLPNLKYLLYVLTARSSEIPARKAGGIRGLLPGRLTPSLSRRGSEDSAVYGETVIPRRGASPMSKLNGEVALDKGKKPITSAPSSSASFGVA